The sequence below is a genomic window from Candidatus Aminicenantes bacterium.
GTCGCTGCGGCGCTGGATATCATGCTGCAGATCGTCGACGCCCTGCGGGCGATCCATGCCCAGAACATCGTGCACCGCGACCTGAAGCCGGAAAACGTCATGATCAGCGAAGCGCATGGGCGGCGTTATTTCGTCAAACTGCTTGATTTCGGCCTGGCCCTCACCCCGGCCCAATCGCGGCTGACCATGTCGGGAGTGGTCATGGGCACCATCCGCTACCTGCCGCCCGAACGGATCAGCGACGGCACTTCTTCCCCGGCCGGCGATATCTATTCGGCGGGAGTCATCCTGTATGAAATGCTGACCGGTTCCAAACCGTTCTGGTCGGAGGCCACCGGCGAGGTGATCCACCGCATCCTGAAGACCTACCCGCTGCCGCCGATGGAGATCAGCGGCGATGTCCCCGAGGAATTGAACGCCCTGATCATGGCCATGATCGACAAGGACCCGGATCGACGCCCCCTGCTGGCGGCGATCCAAGCCGAACTGCTGCGCCTGGCGGAATTGTATCCGCCGCGACCCTGAAACGAAGAACCTGATCACGCTTCATGTACACGCCGGCGATAACCGGATATAATAGGAATATTCTAGGAGGTTCGCCATGACTTGCAACGTCGGAAAAACGGACAGGATCGTCCGGGTGATCGTCGGAGCCGGAATCGCCGCCTTGGGCTTTTATTTCAAGAGCTGGTGGGGGCTGCTGGCCATCGTCCCGCTGCTGACGGCGGCGATTGGCTTTTGTCCCCTTTATGTGCCGCTGAAGATCTCGACGGTTAAGAAGAAAAAAACAGAATAGAAAAATATCAGAAGACAGACGACAGACGACAGAATCAAGAAAGGGAAAAGATCAGAGAATAATTATTTTCTGTCATCTGACTTCTGACCTCTGTCTTCTAGCCCTGAAGAGGAAACGATGGAAAATTCTATCTGGTTGAGCGGTATGGATG
It includes:
- a CDS encoding serine/threonine-protein kinase, coding for ADGVWNLAGASFAFYLRPFVYQTWWFMVLAVLAFAVLSALSWQLLKKYLRAVSFFKKKTEIGHFRILETIGSGGMATVYKAQDLHDKKRIVALKVLKEENFHDENQKKRFKHESLITEQLDHPHIVRIIERGEMSDCWYIAMELLKGQSLAMLIKAGGRLEVAAALDIMLQIVDALRAIHAQNIVHRDLKPENVMISEAHGRRYFVKLLDFGLALTPAQSRLTMSGVVMGTIRYLPPERISDGTSSPAGDIYSAGVILYEMLTGSKPFWSEATGEVIHRILKTYPLPPMEISGDVPEELNALIMAMIDKDPDRRPLLAAIQAELLRLAELYPPRP
- a CDS encoding DUF2892 domain-containing protein; its protein translation is MTCNVGKTDRIVRVIVGAGIAALGFYFKSWWGLLAIVPLLTAAIGFCPLYVPLKISTVKKKKTE